In one window of Zygosaccharomyces rouxii strain CBS732 chromosome E complete sequence DNA:
- the SNT2 gene encoding DNA-binding E3 ubiquitin-protein ligase SNT2 (similar to uniprot|P53127 Saccharomyces cerevisiae YGL131C SNT2 22% sequence identity with S. pombe Snt2), giving the protein MTGGEFLSLPRRRTTGKSVNYNEKEADAEMAKRIEQLEEARASNKSSKPKKGRGGGIATNCSPNSTDKIKYQKFLNDKSIGWNFIPSVPPFFRKASRFSTILDLENAYVDIEEQSLYNPDSVLIKANDTIYMVSEPPGEPYYIGRVVEFVSKPEFRTIISKASKDVKKFPVKFFQVRMNWFYRSRDIQNRLNNVQPRLIYASLHQDVCPIESYRGKCTVVHQNDINTVAVDKFDFLTRSNNFYFSQLFDRYTRKYYKVITTDDLLKLQSFSPFLVVLNRRFRYLFVEENYPLEEIIEKYILKKDEGAKKDDELWSDRCSICREWCSKSMSLKCEECTQAVHLYCLDTPLDRKPNKGVVWFCFKCIKKQEGSEEALKELEKDQLEEKEFFDSSRQVLNEVAQKELREGNFSSKNCCWFQYAGQTMVNHLKDLMYEHLSLPYPMKFSRVGSRYQWSGCNNEEESTSRSYSPDFQQEERGTDTTSQLLWDMKNSKTSPDEVDRYVERCKAEYPPKLNMLPESCNFLDLAVTTLMKNDFDTELAFKKCGELASRESLQEPTFTPEEVKQFEDAIAEFGSELHPVSERVKTQPSSMIVRYYYHWKKTPNGKRIWGNFKGRKKNIGREQLHVENLNSIVQREERKSKRDRKPTKLALESESYKSQEGWKYLDDSSFETENAPSLKPCFQCMFCEIDYSPMWYKVTGGSDDDYIKKRMQTGVNEKTETSEKNLPVTKGSKSKDKENKDKKLDALCIRCARIWRRYGVEWQPPLTVLKRLNGPSAASLYATLELVFNETNNNVLKLSSQQAHNKCLEWELVQDSELITRQRGDMISVPERLTKLKKSSMAARMQLYKMVKRPFDKAAWSKDRMLSDLQKYLEQQQPKKPKVIPTINNIVNDPNDIAQQDRPRANKTDTTKKNESSNKVEPKKEQVFGISDELKQNLSSNGDLQVHVPLNGGDCGKITLDSEAKYLQLDEKIYGELNSRLDHSRKRFNSDDLSQGSHQKKRLKSHDGLHFSKDFKTWNSKNISVITDEKDTARILNMYHQLDPFQSNFSHEHQPENGSEDSMPIQKSVSIEGNSFQSDFEKPKDFCNVCGESFDQTLDEEINCYSCGLSVHYYCYGVKIPADASRKRKLKFYKWYCDPCSNEIHPIVSTNYKCDLCYVKKFEDSLCRGHLDCPDPNALKCTTSGSWCHILCAVFNPDIKFGCATNLQPVINANHVIAKNIGQVCSICKLEGGGPIKCSLCSIKFHITCARSTPGFYLKMMMIKSTNIIEDKKIIRGIYDEEYSITPVALCGNHQSELHEIKDFYPLNWKMDENSKTLLQLYCENYKENPRMSTVSTRYLEQQSIWGENLFDHLDGLEQGKMARELAINSEKDKLIKNEVKICSNCGTDRSIFWYDQNICHACHISPKLGKFNANMPTQDQVGPRISKEDAAKVLDVLMPMETVVKNVKEEKKVPKSLTAKGSSKKTKWVKETPGP; this is encoded by the coding sequence ATGACTGGTGGAGAGTTCTTAAGTCTGCCGAGACGGCGTACTACTGGCAAGAGTGTTAATTATAATGAGAAGGAAGCAGACGCTGAAATGGCTAAACGTATTGAGCAGTTAGAAGAGGCAAGAGCTTCTAATAAGTCTAGTAAACCTAAAAAAGGTAGAGGAGGTGGGATTGCCACAAATTGCAGTCCTAATAGTACGGATAAGATAAAGTATCAGAAATTTCTTAACGATAAATCGATTGGATGGAATTTCATACCATCAGTGCCTCCATTCTTTAGGAAAGCCAGTAGGTTCTCTACAATATTGGACTTAGAAAATGCATATGTGGATATTGAGGAACAATCATTATACAACCCTGATTCTGTACTGATAAAGGCCAATGATACTATTTATATGGTTTCAGAACCTCCAGGTGAACCATATTACATTGGAAGAGTGGTAGAATTTGTTAGTAAACCGGAATTTAGAACCATAATATCCAAAGCCTCTAAGGATgtgaaaaaatttccaGTCAAGTTTTTCCAAGTGAGAATGAATTGGTTTTATCGTTCAAGAGACATTCAAAATCGACTTAATAACGTGCAACCGCGCTTGATTTATGCATCGCTTCATCAAGATGTTTGCCCAATTGAGTCATATCGAGGTAAGTGTACAGTAGTGCACCAAAATGATATTAACACAGTTGCGGTTGACAAATTTGACTTTCTCACTagatcaaataatttttattttagCCAACTTTTTGATCGTTACACAAGAAAGTACTATAAGGTTATTACCACAGATGACCTCTTGAAATTACAGAGTTTTTCACCTTTCTTGGTTGTATTGAATAGAAGATTTCGATACCTCTTTGTTGAAGAGAATTACCCATTGGAAGAAATAATTGAGAAGTACATCctgaagaaagatgaagGTGCCAAAAAAGATGACGAACTTTGGAGTGACCGCTGTAGCATATGCAGGGAATGGTGTAGTAAGTCTATGAGTTTAAAATGTGAGGAATGTACACAGGCTGTTCACCTATATTGCCTGGATACGCCTCTGGATAGAAAACCCAACAAGGGCGTTGTTTGGTTTTGCTTCAAATGTATCAAGAAGCAAGAAGGTTCCGAAGAGGCACTTAAAGAGCTggaaaaagatcaattggagGAAAAAGAGTTTTTTGATTCCTCTAGACAGGTGCTAAACGAAGTAGCCCAAAAGGAGCTTCGAGAaggtaatttttcaagtaaaaattgttgttggttTCAATATGCAGGTCAAACAATGGTTAATCATTTGAAGGATTTAATGTATGAACATTTATCTCTCCCGTATCCTATGAAATTCTCTAGAGTTGGATCCAGGTACCAATGGTCTGGTTGCAACAATGAGGAAGAATCTACTTCTCGATCGTATTCGCCTGATTTCCAGCAGGAAGAAAGAGGAACAGATACAACTAGTCAGTTGCTTTGGGATATGAAGAACTCAAAAACTAGTCCCGATGAAGTAGATAGATACGTGGAAAGGTGTAAAGCAGAATATCCGCCTAAATTGAATATGTTACCTGAAAGCTGTAATTTTCTAGATTTGGCGGTAACGACTCTTatgaaaaatgattttgatACTGAATTAGCATTCAAGAAATGTGGTGAGCTGGCCTCTCGAGAATCATTGCAAGAGCCTACGTTTACCCCTGAGGAAgttaaacaatttgaagatgcgATAGCTGAATTTGGGAGTGAGCTGCACCCTGTCAGTGAACGTGTAAAAACCCAACCTTCGTCCATGATTGTTAGATATTACTACCACTGGAAGAAAACTCCGAATGGTAAAAGGATCTGGGGTAATTTCAAAGGAcgtaaaaaaaatattggTAGAGAACAGTTACATGTTGAGAATCTTAATTCTATTGTCCAACGTGAGGAACGAAAATCTAAGAGGGATCGGAAACCAACCAAATTAGCTCTTGAATCTGAAAGTTATAAATCCCAGGAAGGTTGGAAGTACTTAGATGATTCTTCCTTTGAAACTGAGAATGCTCCATCATTGAAACCATGTTTTCAATGCATGTTTTGTGAAATAGACTACTCTCCCATGTGGTATAAAGTTACTGGAGGATCTGACGATGATTAcatcaagaaaagaatgcAAACTGGAGTTAATGAAAAAACAGAGACGTCTGAAAAGAATCTACCCGTAACTAAGGGTTCTAAATCGAAGgataaagaaaacaaagataaaaaattagaCGCCTTATGCATACGATGTGCACGTATTTGGAGAAGATATGGGGTGGAATGGCAACCTCCTTTGACAGTTTTAAAACGTCTGAATGGGCCAAGTGCTGCAAGTTTATATGCTACTTTGGAATTAGTATTCAACGAAACCAATAACAACGTTCTGAAATTGTCTTCTCAGCAAGCTCACAACAAGTGTTTAGAATGGGAACTCGTCCAGGATTCGGAACTAATCACCAGGCAACGAGGAGATATGATTAGTGTGCCTGAACGTTTAACTAAACTAAAGAAAAGTTCCATGGCGGCTCGCATGCAACTCTATAAAATGGTTAAGAGGCCATTTGACAAAGCCGCTTGGAGTAAAGATCGCATGCTTTCAGACCTGCAAAAATACTTGGAACAGCAGCAACCCAAGAAACCAAAAGTAATACCAACCATTAATAATATCGTGAATGATCCAAATGATATTGCACAGCAGGATCGACCTAGGGCTAATAAAACAGACACAACTAAAAAGAATGAATCAAGTAATAAAGTCGAGCctaaaaaagaacaagtaTTCGGTATCAGTGACGAGTTAAAACAAAACCTGTCCTCCAATGGAGATCTGCAAGTGCATGTTCCATTGAATGGAGGGGATTGCGGAAAAATTACACTCGATTCTGAAGCGAAGTATTTACAATTAGATGAAAAAATCTACGGTGAACTTAATTCTCGATTGGATCATTCTCGTAAAAGGTTTAATTCTGATGATTTAAGTCAAGGAAGTCACCAAAAAAAGAGGTTAAAATCTCATGATGGTTTACATTTCAGCAAGGATTTTAAAACTTGGAATAGTAAAAATATATCTGTTATCacagatgaaaaggatacTGCACGCATACTGAACATGTATCATCAATTAGATCCTTTCCAGTCGAATTTTTCTCACGAGCATCAACCTGAAAACGGATCAGAAGATTCTATGCCAATACAGAAGTCTGTCTCGATAGAAGGCAATTCGTTCCAATCTGATTTCGAAAAACCCAAAGATTTTTGTAATGTATGTGGAGAAAGCTTCGATCAAACTTTAGacgaagaaattaattgtTATAGCTGTGGTTTGAGTGttcattattactgttacGGTGTAAAAATACCCGCTGATGCTTCGCGGAAAAGGAAACTGAAATTTTATAAATGGTACTGTGATCCGTGCTCTAATGAAATTCATCCAATCGTTTCAACAAATTATAAGTGTGATCTCTGCTATGTCAAAAAGTTTGAAGATAGCCTTTGTAGGGGGCACCTTGATTGTCCAGATCCCAATGCCCTAAAATGCACTACATCTGGTTCCTGGTGTCATATCCTCTGTGCAGTTTTCAATCCCGACATAAAGTTTGGATGTGCCACTAACCTTCAACCAGTAATTAATGCTAATCATGTCATTGCAAAGAATATTGGGCAAGTTTGTTCTATTTGCAAACTTGAAGGGGGTGGGCCCATAAAGTGTTCTCTATGttcaataaaatttcatattACCTGTGCTAGGTCTACCCCTGGgttttatttgaaaatgatgatgattaAGAGTACAAATATTAtagaagataaaaaaatcATTCGTGGGATATACGATGAAGAGTATTCTATAACCCCTGTGGCATTATGTGGGAACCATCAAAGCGAGCTTCATGAAATAAAAGATTTCTATCCATTAAACTGGAAAATGGATGAGAACTCGAAGACTTTATTGCAGCTGTACTGTGAAAACTATAAGGAAAATCCTAGGATGAGTACAGTATCCACAAGATACCTAGAACAACAAAGTATCTGGGGAGAAAATTTATTTGACCATCTCGATGGGTTGGAACAAGGAAAAATGGCTCGTGAGCTGGCAATAAATTCggaaaaggataaattgattaaaaacGAGGTTAAAATCTGCTCTAATTGCGGGACTGACAGGAGCATCTTTTGGTATGATCAAAATATCTGTCATGCTTGCCACATATCCCCAAAGTTAGGTAAGTTCAATGCGAATATGCCAACTCAAGATCAGGTAGGTCCACGTATTAGCAAAGAGGATGCGGCTAAAGTTCTTGATGTTCTCATGCCAATGGAGACTGTAGTCAAAAATGTgaaggaagagaaaaaagtGCCCAAGTCTTTGACTGCCAAAGGCTCTTCCAAAAAGACAAAATGGGTCAAAGAAACACCGGGGCCATGA
- the LEA1 gene encoding U2 snRNP complex subunit LEA1 (similar to uniprot|Q08963 Saccharomyces cerevisiae YPL213W LEA1 Component of U2 snRNP disruption causes reduced U2 snRNP levels physically interacts with Msl1p putative homolog of human U2A' snRNP protein) yields the protein MKFTPSVVIDAPTYYVDHFNGRFNTDKCVILRNMQLETDSELMTISLRHLPHPVQILDLTNNELTEFPYLRDNKDIHTLLLSRNQISQLNGDYLPRHLVHLVICNNNIVSFEQLNGLQNCPKSLRSLQLRGNRVIHLEGYREYVLRLIPSLQILDYSRVSDQERKHSKSVELSDRSIDLKKDSDIMPRDKDLEMMHMVIGKMSEERKKELNEQLANATSLDEISRIEKLLSGGV from the coding sequence ATGAAATTTACTCCAAGTGTGGTGATCGATGCACCTACATACTATGTTGATCATTTTAATGGTAGATTCAATACAGACAAGTGCGTAATTCTGAGAAACATGCAACTGGAAACTGATTCAGAACTAATGACTATAAGCCTTAGACATTTACCTCATCCAGTTCAAATATTAGATTTAACAAATAACGAATTGACGGAGTTCCCATACTTACGAGATAATAAGGACATTCACACTTTACTGTTGTCAAGAAACCAAATCTCACAATTAAATGGCGATTACTTACCACGCCATCTAGTCCATCTAGTTATTTGTAACAATAACATAGTATCGTTTGAACAGTTGAATGGGCTGCAAAACTGTCCAAAATCCCTACGGAGTCTTCAATTGAGAGGTAACAGAGTTATTCACTTAGAGGGTTACAGAGAATATGTGCTTCGACTTATACCAAGCTTACAGATACTAGACTATAGTCGTGTGAGTgatcaagaaagaaagCATTCAAAGAGCGTAGAATTGTCAGATAGAAGtattgatttgaaaaaagattcTGACATCATGCCTAGAGATAAGGATCTGGAGATGATGCACATGGTAATTGGTAAGATGagtgaagaaagaaagaaagagcTCAACGAACAATTGGCCAATGCTACATCCTtggatgaaatttccaGAATAGAAAAATTACTTTCCGGTGGAGTATGA
- the THI6 gene encoding bifunctional hydroxyethylthiazole kinase/thiamine-phosphate diphosphorylase (similar to uniprot|P41835 Saccharomyces cerevisiae YPL214C THI6 bifunctional enzyme with thiamine-phosphate pyrophosphorylase and 4-methyl-5-beta-hydroxyethylthiazole kinase activities): MVFAKDEVDYSLYLVTDSTMLPEGTTLYSQVENALENGVSLVQLREKNVDTKKFIEEAIEIQKLCKKFEVPLIINDRIDVALAIDADGVHVGQDDMPIPMVRKLVGPDKIIGWSVGYTHEVEQLAQWGPDYVDYIGIGMVFPTNTKKNAKKSPMGPRGVARILDALENNNVDWCRTVAIGGLHPDNISRVLYQCNSLSGQRSIDGISVVSDIMAAKDAGAATKNLRDILDKGYYSFVNLQLSIKTIYDLDFSSHTKRFLEQVAKNRPLVQHITNKVHQNFGANVTLAIGSSPIMSEIKEEANDLAHIPHAALLVNTGSVAPLEVVKTAIQAYNDVKRPIVFDPVGYSATTTRIVLNDTLLASGQFTCIKGNTGEILSLAGFSGKMRGVDAHEGDFDKNLLAQATREVAFRFRTIAVCTGELDFIADGTLGGTYSLSDGTKDRVLKDLPCVVVSNGPIPLMGDITASGCSLGSTIASLLGGANSDENPFELVVAAVELYKEAGRLASLSSEGSGSFHVQLIDKLYNCFRSNPRTWAPKVETLN, from the coding sequence ATGGTGTTTGCGAAAGATGAGGTGGATTATTCCCTGTACCTAGTGACAGATTCTACTATGCTCCCTGAAGGGACGACACTTTATTCACAGGTGGAAAATGCTCTAGAGAATGGTGTAAGTCTTGTCCAATTGCGTGAGAAAAACGTTGATACAAAGaaattcattgaagaagctaTTGAGATTCAAAAACTATGTAAAAAGTTTGAGGTCCCGCTGATCATTAACGATCGTATTGATGTGGCTTTAGCAATTGATGCTGATGGTGTTCATGTCGGTCAGGATGATATGCCAATCCCTATGGTTCGTAAACTGGTTGGCCCTGATAAAATCATTGGTTGGAGTGTTGGATACACTCATGAAGTTGAGCAATTGGCTCAATGGGGGCCAGACTATGTCGATTATATTGGGATTGGAATGGTATTCCCCACAAATACCAAGAAGAATGCAAAAAAGTCACCAATGGGACCCCGTGGTGTCGCTAGAATTCTAGATGCTCtagaaaataataatgtGGATTGGTGCAGGACTGTTGCCATTGGTGGGTTACATCCAGATAATATTAGCAGAGTGCTGTACCAATGCAATTCTCTGAGTGGTCAGAGATCAATAGATGGTATCTCTGTGGTGAGTGATATTATGGCGGCTAAGGATGCAGGTGCGGCTACTAAAAATTTACGGGATATTCTTGACAAAGGTTATTACTCGTTTGTGAATCTTCAACTGTCCATCAAGACAATTTATGACCTCGATTTTAGCTCTCATACCAAACGTTTCTTGGAGCAGGTTGCTAAAAACAGACCTCTTGTACAACACATTACCAATAAGgttcatcaaaattttggtgCAAATGTAACATTAGCAATTGGATCTTCCCCCATTATGTCAGAGATTAAAGAAGAGGCGAATGACTTGGCACATATTCCTCATGCCGCATTGCTTGTGAACACCGGTTCTGTGGCACCATTGGAGGTTGTAAAGACCGCCATTCAAGCTTACAACGATGTTAAAAGACCTATTGTCTTTGATCCAGTCGGTTACAGTGCAACCACAACTAGAATAGTTCTGAATGACACTTTACTAGCCTCTGGTCAATTTACTTGTATCAAGGGTAACactggtgaaattttatctTTAGCTGGTTTCTCAGGGAAGATGAGGGGTGTTGACGCACATGAGGGAGATTTTGATAAGAATCTTTTAGCGCAAGCGACTCGTGAGGTTGCATTTAGGTTTAGAACTATTGCTGTTTGCACGGGAGAATTGGATTTCATAGCTGATGGAACATTGGGTGGCACGTATTCTCTATCCGATGGTACTAAGGATCGGGTACTCAAGGATCTTCCCTGTGTTGTCGTGAGTAACGGTCCAATTCCTTTAATGGGCGATATCACTGCCAGTGGATGTTCTTTGGGTTCAACTATTGCATCACTTCTCGGCGGTGCAAATAGTGACGAGAATCCATTTGAACTGGTAGTTGCCGCCGTGGAGCTTTACAAAGAGGCTGGGAGATTGGCTTCGTTGTCCAGTGAGGGTTCAGGTAGCTTTCACGTACAATTAATCGATAAATTGTACAACTGCTTCCGCAGTAACCCAAGGACTTGGGCGCCCAAAGTTGAAActttgaattga
- the CBP3 gene encoding Cbp3p (similar to uniprot|P21560 Saccharomyces cerevisiae YPL215W CBP3 protein required for assembly of ubiquinol cytochrome-c reductase complex) gives MIQIVLARNGVLNQARSIPLRSRALLHQSSRLLNEKNPKPEELKSPEDLARQSHLNSKPIDFTNYAPVRPGKKKTLLSDSKYESKDYQLPKWKEAFGELVIRTLNLDMDKVRSGPVAGSYYYALCKNVALQYEGEKLSETAKFFYQDLKLPRTFSQWFQITILHEWLLFVRMRAMPFKYGRNYQQKLVDRTFTDIEARLFDEMNVTTGRIVDQYLKDFNTQLRGAVFAYDEGFYTDDATLAAALWRNLFGGRKNIDMVHLEAMVRYVRSQLYVLSRMSDRDFAVGSFKFVPPDETVERLTAEQEAQLKQKTIEKYESIDNDPKILPSDRSRLSYKN, from the coding sequence ATGATTCAGATTGTGTTAGCTCGCAATGGTGTATTGAATCAAGCAAGATCAATTCCCTTAAGAAGCAGAGCTCTGCTGCATCAATCTTCGAGACTATTGAATGAAAAGAATCCTAAACCCGAAGAACTGAAATCACCAGAAGATCTTGCTAGACAGTCTCATTTAAACTCTAAACCAATCGATTTTACGAACTATGCCCCCGTAAGACCcggtaagaagaagacacTGTTATCAGATTCTAAATACGAATCCAAAGATTACCAACTACCTAAATGGAAAGAAGcttttggtgaattggtCATTAGGACgttaaatttggatatGGATAAAGTTAGATCAGGTCCAGTAGCAGGTTCATATTACTACGcactttgtaaaaatgTTGCATTGCAATACGAGGGTGAAAAGTTATCTGAGACCGCCAAATTTTTCtatcaagatttaaaaCTGCCACGTACTTTCTCACAGTGGTTCCAAATTACCATATTACACGAATGGCTGCTTTTTGTTCGTATGCGTGCAATGCCTTTCAAATACGGTAGGAATTATCAACAGAAATTGGTGGATAGAACCTTTACAGACATTGAAGCTAGATTAttcgatgagatgaatGTCACCACGGGTAGAATTGTGGATCAATACCTGAAAGATTTTAACACTCAGTTGCGCGGTGCTGTTTTTGCTTATGACGAAGGTTTCTATACGGATGATGCTACTTTGGCTGCCGCCCTTTGGAGAAATTTGTTTGGTGGTAGAAAAAACATCGACATGGTCCATTTGGAAGCCATGGTTAGATACGTTCGCTCTCAACTTTACGTTTTGAGCAGAATGTCTGACAGAGATTTCGCTGTtggttctttcaaatttgtaCCACCTGATGAAACCGTTGAAAGGTTGACCGCTGAACAGGAAGCACAGTTGAAGCAGAAGACTATTGAGAAATACGAATCCATCGATAATGATCCAAAAATTCTGCCAAGTGACAGAAGTCGGCTATCCTACAAAAACTAA